The genomic segment TAGCAACGGGTCGACTTAATTTAAGCTCTCTTAACAGGTGGAAATGGAGAAAACGGTTATTAAGAGGTGAACATACCCATTGATTTGACCACAGAAGTTCGAGACTTGGTTTGTGATGAGGAAACTCTCTAGCCTTGAAGGTTCAGGGATCGGCTTAAAGATTGGGTTTGAAGGATCCTCTTCGGGCAAAGCCTCTTCTCCAGCTGATCTACGACCCATATTCTCCGTCCTATATATAAACAACCAAACCTCTTTGTTAGATTGTTACTCGGAATATCAACAAGAGAAGCAAATAGGCTGAACAGTGAACACCAATGTTTAGGACATCCACTACTCTTGCCATATGTTTTCCACGATCAATTCAAGGGAGTGTGAGAAACAAATCGGAACCAGAACCAAGAATGCGACTTACCTCCTCTTCTGGAGCCAGGCTTGCTGCTGCGCTTGCTGACGAGACAGGTTCCGGTAGTAGTATTGGAACTGGAAgtataaaattaagatattgtATTAAGATACTTCTGCGGATGAAAAGTGCAAGGAGAATAAGCCAAACCTTTTGCTGTTCCATAGATAAATCATCCATGCATTTAATCAAAAACTCCATATTGTTCTCAAGGAAAGGAGTGGTTGATGAGTGTAGACGATCATAATCACCCTATCAAGGGTAAAATATCCAAGAAATAAGAGTCAAAACATCTGGATTACAGGCAGCAGCGAGAATCCTTGTCCAGATACTAATATTATACCTGTGAGACAGGTGCATCAGTCTCCAGTTCAGTCATGAAGGCACTGACAAGCGCAGAGTTTGAAACCTTAATCTGTCAAACGAAAGAAACCAACGTTTAAACAAAAATCTTTTCTAAGAAGAAGCTATAATTAGGTAACGTTAATATTTCAACATATTTACTTATAAGATAAGCTAGTAAGACTTAAAGATAGAGGAGCAAAGCCCTATAAACTTACGGGAATTTCCTCAAAAATATCCATCcaggagaagttcttctctctCAACCTGACAAAAAAATAGTGATTAGAATACTACAACTATCCCACGTGTCTCAAAAGTTTAATAGACAGGCTACATACTTCTCGCCTGTAAAGTTTCCGGCCCGGTATAGCTCCATAAAGGAATCAGAAAGCTTCAAAGCCTTCAGAGCTAAGACGCCTAAGTCAGCTTTAGAGGGATCATAGATGATGCACACACACCTCTTGATGTTTTCCTGTAGATGCAAAAGATATAATTTCTTCAATTctatttcttgatttttcaaggGGTTTGTTAcaaaattttcaccaaatatTTCAATGTTTCGGTGGTTcccaaaaaagtttttgttttcacCAGAACAGATGCCAAACTACGTACTGTACACTAGATTGACCATGATATACATTGAAATAACCTCAGCTCTAGATACTGTTATCCGAAGCACTGAGAGACGTACATGACTATTGACTAGATCGTACCAGTATCTAGAGTAGTATCATCATAACATTAAGACAATTACAACCATAATTCTGCATAATACCTGGTAATTCATGAAGGTCTCAATCAATTCAACGGTCTGATAGGATCCAAGAACTGTGGATTGATacctgatttaaaaaaaaaatgtacatcTTATTAGCTGCACATTAGAAAAAGCAAGATTCAGATTAGGACACAATGAAACGAGAAAAGCTTACCAGCCGACAGTGTTGTTGTCGACATTAACCTCTCTCAGACACCTCATCATTTCAAGCTGATAATTAGCACCATCGGCTTCAATTTCTTCATCGTCATCTCTCACCTGCGCTCGTTTAAGATATACAGATTTTGTTACAGTAAATCAAAGGTACGTCAAGCAGAGACAAAACTATAACAATCTTACACTGagagtaaaaaaaagaagataaataaaaCTTACGGGGAACGGAAAACAATTGGTGACTTCAAGGACACTACCAACGTCAAGTCCAAGAAGCTGCCCTGTGACAAGCGTCGGTGCAAACTCCTTGCAGTGTTTTATTATCTTTAGCACAGCCTAATCGCAAAATACACACATACAATATATCAATGCTAACGAGCTTCACGTAGATTTTTACTAATGTGCAATGCTAATGTGAAGAACGAGTGGAAATCTAAAATTCGCAGAAGCAGGTGATGAGGAATTTTAAATTTACCAGTCCTTCGATCTGAACAACTCTGAGCGGAGGAGCGACCACCTCGTCCTTCGATATCGCCTGCAAAAACGACCTAGCCACTGCACGAGAGCAAGCTcagatgagaaaaaaaatattgagctAGTGTAAGATTGTAGTATGTGCACGAGACGAGACgagaataaataaaagaaaaattatactGACTGGTTGCCATTGAATAGTGTTGATCTAGGGTGATGATGAGAACTTGACTGAGATTCGCCGCTGTGAATCCCTAACTGATTTGCTATTTCTTTGTCGCCGgcggggagagagagagagagagagagagacttatgTGTTTGATAGGGCTTCTTCCAAGCTGTAGAGATAACAAAATTACAAAAGAGTCCCCATAATCTCAATTATATCCGTAAATGATCCAATAATGTTTTCTTAAACAAATTGAGAAATTCTCAGTAAGGATGGACCCAACCCAGCCCATGGACCTATAATGCAATTTGTTTTACAAATGGCCAGGACCATATTATTCCTCAGACTAGAATATAGTGAAACATTTAATGCCATGGGCCACCTGACTAAGCTATAATTTGGGTAACACGCCGTAAAAGTAGTCAACTTAACAGTCACCCCAGTCGGAGACGCATTCAAAAAACTCTAGAAATTTTCCCTCCAAAATGTTGATTGGAAAAGAAGGCTAATTCAAAGTCTAATATTTGTTTCATATAATCAACTCATCCAAAGTCAAGTA from the Raphanus sativus cultivar WK10039 unplaced genomic scaffold, ASM80110v3 Scaffold1529, whole genome shotgun sequence genome contains:
- the LOC108860697 gene encoding eukaryotic translation initiation factor 3 subunit H; the encoded protein is MATMARSFLQAISKDEVVAPPLRVVQIEGLAVLKIIKHCKEFAPTLVTGQLLGLDVGSVLEVTNCFPFPVRDDDEEIEADGANYQLEMMRCLREVNVDNNTVGWYQSTVLGSYQTVELIETFMNYQENIKRCVCIIYDPSKADLGVLALKALKLSDSFMELYRAGNFTGEKLREKNFSWMDIFEEIPIKVSNSALVSAFMTELETDAPVSQGDYDRLHSSTTPFLENNMEFLIKCMDDLSMEQQKFQYYYRNLSRQQAQQQAWLQKRRTENMGRRSAGEEALPEEDPSNPIFKPIPEPSRLESFLITNQVSNFCGQINGVAGQNFSRLYLTKALHDN